A genomic stretch from Ureibacillus composti includes:
- a CDS encoding DUF2785 domain-containing protein, translated as MKETLLKVLSMDTVERQQFMNQQGNQLIEEMILHIGSPDNELRDQLNYRLFIELLSYQLLTSEQMTFLVQTLHGNDYLYQNIGEVDTDTVFKRSFSALWLTALINVDSQLHFLPDDTAKSLLEICVPYLTKEKDVRGFVGEKGWARSIAHGADLASALISHPQFEIRLSPILLQGIKDSFWKGTVYVDDEEERLVAIIDQLISKEFPEEILIEWVEQVFDKLQFYLMEVGYTPQYFNARTNTLHFMKTLYFTLKFSQQMPELKGTVSIFISKWMK; from the coding sequence TTGAAAGAAACATTATTAAAAGTCTTATCAATGGATACAGTTGAAAGACAACAATTTATGAATCAACAAGGAAATCAATTAATAGAAGAAATGATTCTACATATTGGAAGTCCCGACAATGAATTAAGAGATCAACTTAATTATCGATTATTTATTGAATTATTATCCTATCAACTTTTGACTTCAGAACAGATGACGTTTCTTGTACAAACCCTGCATGGAAATGACTATCTATATCAAAATATTGGGGAAGTGGACACAGACACAGTGTTCAAACGATCATTTTCAGCGCTATGGTTGACCGCATTAATTAATGTCGATAGCCAACTACACTTTTTACCTGATGACACTGCAAAAAGCCTACTTGAAATTTGTGTACCGTATTTAACAAAAGAGAAAGATGTGCGAGGCTTTGTCGGTGAAAAAGGGTGGGCACGCTCGATTGCTCATGGTGCAGATTTAGCAAGTGCATTAATTTCACATCCACAATTTGAAATACGTCTATCCCCGATCCTCTTACAAGGAATTAAAGATAGCTTTTGGAAAGGGACGGTTTATGTAGACGATGAAGAGGAAAGACTTGTGGCAATCATTGATCAGTTAATATCAAAAGAATTTCCTGAAGAAATATTAATTGAATGGGTAGAACAAGTATTTGATAAACTACAATTCTATTTAATGGAAGTCGGATATACTCCTCAATACTTTAATGCGCGAACAAATACACTTCATTTTATGAAAACATTATACTTCACATTGAAATTCTCTCAACAAATGCCTGAATTAAAAGGCACTGTTTCAATATTTATTAGTAAATGGATGAAGTAA
- a CDS encoding right-handed parallel beta-helix repeat-containing protein — MPVMRLLSMFFTNGKTLKRAMHQLNKSGHIQLSPKIYKESIQFHKSVVISGSKDGETIIEGLLTIPKSVSVKFRNVTISPITHIYVEGEVEFEQCHLDGMDTSVLVTVNGGKITASHCEITDAADRAITLQKQSTGIFHHCKFQNNGKAHIEVDGSEATIEECEFSEARYAYWIKNNGLVHSVKAHLHHQLDAQIYVDHSTFIDQGSLIERGEDHGIYAKKESNITLENTTLRYHKKSQLLVQRSSLVGSHCIVQHGTDVGVSLRDYAEMNFSYSEVSQHENANIQVAKRSRLNLEHCHIYSGKSFGIQVNDKSIVNFYETLFKSHKLAQVFLSGESICSVKNSLVKEGKHVGIYIEKKANCTIVESKITEQSNSALSVIGGQLTVIDSEIMYNFGNAILGMSNSTIEVDGSKMYNNDMAHIALKANVKMNLLNSELYNGKSLILDTRCNVKGVNCKFYESENVQIEITEKSTLTLEQCRIFNGKSYGVKVLKNSNFFFYNGQISHHILTQIVVNDSSAVVRDSELYKGCRNAISVQNHSEVLVQDSFISKHVQSQIWLDLESTIELKGVQLTDGFHSDLYAQNQSEIYVTDSMIRNDKVLYNVRAVNFSKIELSKTIVDNRLGDTFYSENNSFITSSDL, encoded by the coding sequence ATGCCTGTTATGCGATTATTAAGTATGTTTTTTACGAATGGAAAAACATTGAAACGTGCCATGCATCAATTAAATAAAAGTGGCCACATTCAGCTTTCACCAAAAATATATAAAGAGTCGATCCAATTTCATAAAAGTGTTGTGATTAGTGGTAGTAAAGATGGCGAAACGATCATTGAAGGATTATTAACGATTCCAAAGTCGGTTTCCGTTAAATTCCGCAATGTGACAATCTCCCCTATTACTCATATATACGTAGAGGGTGAAGTGGAGTTTGAGCAATGTCATTTAGATGGAATGGATACTTCTGTTTTAGTTACGGTAAATGGAGGGAAAATTACGGCTTCCCATTGTGAGATTACAGATGCAGCTGACCGCGCTATCACTTTACAAAAACAGAGTACAGGGATTTTCCATCATTGTAAGTTCCAAAACAACGGGAAGGCGCATATTGAAGTGGATGGTTCTGAAGCAACGATTGAAGAATGCGAATTTTCAGAGGCTCGATATGCATATTGGATAAAAAATAATGGACTAGTCCATTCAGTAAAGGCTCACTTGCATCATCAACTAGATGCTCAAATTTATGTGGATCACTCGACTTTCATCGACCAAGGAAGCCTCATTGAACGTGGAGAGGATCACGGAATCTACGCGAAAAAAGAATCGAATATTACATTAGAGAACACTACTCTTCGTTACCATAAAAAATCCCAGCTTTTAGTACAGAGAAGTTCTTTAGTTGGAAGTCATTGTATCGTCCAGCATGGTACGGATGTTGGGGTTTCCCTACGCGATTATGCCGAAATGAATTTTTCTTACTCTGAAGTGAGCCAACATGAAAATGCCAATATACAAGTAGCGAAACGATCTCGTTTAAATTTAGAGCATTGTCACATTTACTCGGGGAAAAGCTTTGGTATCCAAGTGAATGATAAATCCATCGTGAATTTTTATGAGACATTGTTTAAATCCCACAAACTCGCACAAGTTTTCCTTTCCGGTGAATCAATTTGTTCAGTCAAAAATAGTCTTGTCAAAGAAGGAAAACATGTTGGAATTTATATCGAGAAAAAAGCGAATTGTACAATCGTTGAAAGTAAAATAACAGAACAATCGAATTCTGCTCTGTCTGTCATAGGTGGCCAATTGACTGTGATTGATAGTGAAATTATGTATAATTTCGGAAATGCAATTTTAGGAATGTCCAACTCTACGATAGAGGTAGACGGTTCGAAAATGTACAACAATGACATGGCCCATATTGCGCTGAAAGCAAATGTGAAAATGAACTTACTAAATAGTGAACTTTATAATGGAAAAAGTCTTATTTTAGATACACGTTGCAATGTTAAAGGGGTTAATTGTAAGTTTTACGAAAGTGAAAATGTTCAAATTGAAATCACTGAAAAGTCAACCTTAACTCTTGAACAATGCAGAATCTTTAACGGAAAATCCTATGGTGTAAAGGTGTTAAAAAATTCGAATTTCTTCTTTTATAATGGCCAAATTAGCCACCATATTCTCACGCAGATTGTCGTCAACGATAGTTCAGCAGTTGTGAGAGATAGCGAACTATACAAAGGGTGCCGCAATGCCATTTCCGTACAAAATCATAGTGAGGTATTAGTTCAAGATAGCTTCATTTCAAAGCATGTCCAATCGCAAATTTGGTTGGATTTAGAGTCTACAATCGAGTTGAAAGGCGTACAATTAACAGATGGTTTCCACTCGGATTTATATGCCCAAAACCAATCAGAAATTTATGTGACGGACAGTATGATTCGAAATGATAAAGTTCTTTATAATGTACGGGCTGTGAACTTCTCCAAAATTGAGTTGAGTAAAACGATTGTTGATAATCGTTTAGGAGATACGTTTTATAGTGAAAATAACAGTTTTATAACAAGCTCAGATTTATAA
- the yfkAB gene encoding radical SAM/CxCxxxxC motif protein YfkAB: MNTLEKITTSYDPWESYLDIEQFGKLTLSNVEFTTTNLCNMRCAHCAVGYTLQTKDPTALPLDIILKRLDEIPHLRSLSITGGEPMLSKKSVENYVKPLLKYAHERGVRTQMNSNLTIDGERYLDIAHYLDVLHISHNWGTVEEFVETGFAMMERKPTFDQRAALFDRMIENSRMLSENGVMVSAETMLNKKTLPYLEHIHHQIVDEMKCARHEIHPMYPSDFASALTSLSLEEMRKAIHHLLDIRDENTWMLFGTLPFYPCSMSEEDQELLNRLRDTKNVTVRNDPDGRSRLNINIFTGDVIVTDFGDTPALGNIQTDHLPDIFDKWLESDLAKSLNCHCPAVKCLGPNVLVKNMYYKDQQFVSGSVK, from the coding sequence ATGAATACGTTAGAAAAAATTACTACTAGTTATGACCCATGGGAGTCTTACTTAGATATCGAACAATTTGGGAAGTTAACTCTCTCGAATGTAGAATTTACAACAACTAATTTATGTAATATGCGATGTGCACACTGTGCAGTTGGTTACACTCTACAAACAAAGGACCCAACTGCCTTGCCACTAGATATCATTCTTAAACGACTTGATGAAATCCCACATCTTAGATCATTAAGCATTACAGGCGGCGAACCGATGTTAAGTAAAAAATCGGTTGAAAACTATGTAAAACCGCTTTTGAAATATGCCCATGAACGTGGAGTTCGCACGCAAATGAATTCGAACTTAACTATTGATGGCGAACGTTATTTAGATATCGCACATTATCTAGATGTACTTCATATTTCGCATAACTGGGGGACAGTTGAAGAGTTTGTAGAAACAGGGTTTGCTATGATGGAACGAAAACCTACTTTCGATCAACGTGCAGCGTTATTTGACCGCATGATTGAAAATTCTCGTATGCTTTCTGAAAACGGTGTAATGGTATCGGCGGAGACAATGTTAAACAAAAAGACACTTCCTTATTTGGAACATATTCATCATCAAATTGTCGATGAAATGAAATGTGCAAGGCATGAAATTCATCCAATGTACCCATCAGATTTCGCTTCCGCATTAACTTCTTTATCGTTAGAGGAAATGCGAAAAGCGATTCATCATTTACTTGATATCCGTGATGAAAACACTTGGATGCTGTTCGGGACACTTCCCTTCTATCCATGTAGCATGTCGGAGGAAGATCAGGAGTTATTAAATCGCCTGCGTGACACAAAAAATGTAACGGTTCGTAACGATCCAGACGGTCGCTCTCGATTAAATATTAATATCTTTACAGGGGACGTCATTGTGACTGACTTTGGTGATACACCAGCCCTTGGAAATATTCAAACAGATCATTTACCTGACATTTTCGATAAATGGCTTGAATCTGACTTAGCCAAATCCCTTAACTGTCATTGCCCAGCTGTTAAATGCTTGGGACCAAATGTATTGGTGAAAAACATGTACTACAAAGACCAACAGTTTGTGAGCGGGTCTGTGAAATAA